The following DNA comes from Denticeps clupeoides chromosome 14, fDenClu1.1, whole genome shotgun sequence.
TGCCAGAGCACAAGATGATTTATTCTATAGAGGAAAGATCTGTGAGATCTGTGGCAAGACATTTAAAGTTTACTTCATTGACTATGGGAACACAGAGCTTGTGGAGTGGGTCAACCTTCGAGAACTGCCTACCAAATTTCAGAAATTACCTGCTACTGCAATGAAGTGTGCACTTGCTGGAATCAAACCACTAGGTGATGGTTGGAGCAAAAAGGCAAGCTCTTTTTTTGAATCAGCAGTTTTAGACAAAATTGTTGAGGTGCTGATTATTGAGAAGATCTTTGACAAACATGTTGTGCAGTTGTTTGATGCAGCCGTAGAAGAGCAGAAAGATATTGGCCAGCTCCTTTGTGCTTCTGGGTTTGCAAAGAGCGAAGAATGTGTCCGACTCAAACATCCGATCGGACCCCAATTGCAACAGTGTCCAAAGCCAAAGTCTCTTGACCTGTACAAAGCAAATGTATCGCAGGCATTGTGCCCCAGTGTTCATGCGGTGACTGAAAGCCGATGTACCTTCAAGGAATATTTGTTCTCAATTGGGAGTTCTGTGGAAGTTAAAGTTTCATTCATTGAAAGCCCAAATGACTTCTGGTGCCAAATTGCCAACAATGCAGGATGTCTGAAATTTCTCATGCAAGACCTTCAGAATTACTATTCAAACACGGAAATTGAGCAGCCGATTGAGGCAGCTTGTGTTGCTCGACATCCTGAAAATGGAATGTGGTACAGGGCTTTGGTCATTCATAAGCATGCAGATCCATATGTTGATGTGCTTTTTGTGGATTATGGCCAGacaaaaacagttgcactgCAAGATCTTCGGCCCATTCATGCAAATTTTCTAAAACTGAATGGTCAAGCATTTCGATGCAGCTTGTATAACCTAATCCATCCAGTTTCTCAGTCTTCAGAGGAATGGAGTGAAGATGCCACACTGCATTTCCAAGAGTTTGTTCACGATGCAACCTCCATGTGCAGgcctttaaaatgcacaatatatGCCGTGATGTATGACTCCCAGAAAGTGGTCTTCAATGTTGTGGACCTGGAAACCCCTTTCCAAAGTGTTTGCAGTCTTCTGGTTGAAAGAGGGCTGGCGAAACGTGCACCTGCCAAGAAGGCTCCTCCATCTCCATTTCGTCTGGATACCTATTACTACTCCACACACAACATCAAAACGGGCTCTGAAGAGGACGTTACTGTCACCTGTGTGAAGGGCGTTAGTCACTTCTACTGCCAGCTTGGAAGAAATTCTGATATGATAAAAGAACTCGCCGATAAAGTCAGCTACCTCTGTCATCAGCTTGAGTTCATTAATTGTCCTCAGACCTTTGGTACTGTGTGCTTTGCAAAGTATACAGATGGAGAATGGTACAGAGGGCAAATCAAAGCAACAAAGCCAGCCATAGTGGTGCACTTTGTGGATTACGGGGACACACTTGAAGTGGACAAGTCTGACTTGCTTCCAATTCCCATTGAGGCCGGTGAGATTATGTCAGTGCCAGTGCAAGCTGTTGAATGTGCTCTTTCTGACATACCAGAAAATGTGCCAAGTGAAGTGAACAGCTGGTTCAAAATGTGTGTGACTGACCACACCATGAAAGCACTAGTAGTGGCCAAGGATCCTGATGGAAAATTGAAAGTTGAGCTTTATGATAATAAGGcacaaataaatgcacagatCAAGCACAAGTTTCACATTAAAATTGAGAAAGAACTGGTTTTCCTCAAAGGACGAGATATCAGGAAAACAGGGCTGTCATGCAAATCAAAAGAGATGCTGAAATCTGCAGTTCATGAAGTCTTCCAGCAAAAGGAAAGTGCTCCCTCATCATTCAGGCGAAGGGACACAACTCAACAGGCAACACAGGAAAAGTGGAACACTTCTTTCCCAGGTAAATTTGAATCTGAAACACAGTTCACAGAGATGAATGTAAGAACAGCATTTGGGTCTGAACCATTAGGACCACCACCaacacaggaaaataaaaaaagagatctGATACAGGAAACAGCAGGAACACATCTAACAGAAGGGGGTGTAGGGTTTGACACAACAGGGCTCCACACACCTAGGAATCATGATCTTCCCAAACATTCAGATCTTCCAGAAAATTCTGTTAAACCTGGTATGGAATTGGAAGTCTTTGTGTCACACTACAACAGTCCTTTAAGTTTCTTTGTTCAGCTTAACACAGACGAAGATGAAATTTACTCCCTTGTTGAGAAAATAAATGCTGACCAAATGACTGGACATCTCAGTGTGAAGGACCTCAACGAAGGTGACTTAGTCAATGCAGAGTTTCCAGAAGACCGTTCTTGGTACCGTGCTGTTGTTAAAGATAAAAGGGACCTGGACATTGTAGAAGTGGAGTTTATTGACTTTGGGAACACCGCCTTTGTTCAATCATCAAAAATTTGCAAGCTTCCCAGACCCTTCTTGGACTATCCTAGGTTCAGCATACATTGTGCACTACATGGGGCAAAAAAGTTGGATGCTGGAAATGAGGAAGTTCTTCAAAATTTCAAAATGGAAATAGATGAAAACAGCATAGTAAAGTGTCATTTCATTGAAGAGACTGATGATGTTTGGGAGGTCATCCTCAAGGCAAATAATGTGACACTAGGCTGCAAGCTTCTTGTTGGAGGTTCAATGCAACCACCCACTGACCAGATACCCAAGAATGGTGCGAGTCACAGTGTCAGCTTGGAAATATCGAAAGACACACCAGGGCTTTTAAAGGGTCAGAGACTTGAAGTTTATGCATCTTTTATAACTGGACCACAATATTTCTGGTGCCAGTATGCTCAGCCAGATGCTCTTCAGCAGATCTCTGATGCAGTTCAAGTGGCTGGAAATAGTTCAGACATTCCATGTATCAGTGCAGAGTCAGTCTGTGTTGGAAATGTCTGCATTGCTCTTTTTAGCGAAGATGAGCTTTGGTACCGAGCTGAGATTCTGTCAAAGGATCACGACTCTGCTTCCATCCTGTTTGTTGATTACGGTAATGAGTCCAGAGTCAAActgaatgaaataaagatgCTTCCACTTCAGCTGGCAAATATTCCTCCTCAGGCTTTTTTGTGTCATCTGGAAGGCTTTGAAGATTCCAAAGGAGTCTGGCATGACCAAGcatttgactgtttttttgGGCTTTTGTCTGATAAGCTCTTGAAAGTGACTATTATGAGACCGGCCAGTTCAGAGGACCAAAAAGCTCCACATATTGTCAAGGTGGAATCTGAGGGCCAAGTCATCAATGATTTCATGAAAGACTACTGGGTAGATCCTCGGTTGGCCTGCAATTGCCACCAGCATGAGCGGCTCACTGGCCCTGAGGTGTCTCTTCAGCAATCCTCTATGCCAGATCACGAGTTTGAATCCACTATGGATGTGTCAAGTTCTGAACAAGTTCCTGACCCTGCTTACAATCATACAAGAGAAGATACTGAAGCTGAAAATGTATGCCTACTTTCTGAGGTGCTGGAGTCACACAGCAAAATTTTTGATTCTGAAGAAACACCCATACAAGACAGATCAGTGGACTCTTTGAATGCATTCAGTGAGTTTGAAGCCACACTGGAATGTGAAGATGACAGAGAGGCTGAAAAATTAAGTGTTGAGCTTCCAGAATCTTCCTGTGACCTAAACAGCCCACTCCAGTCACAGACAGAATCTACAATATCCATTTGCACAATTCCACCCTGTCAAGAGAAAATTATCAATACTACTGTTGACACTGAGCCTGTGCTGTGTACTGACGAGACAAGTGAAGAATCCAGACTGTTGACCCGTACAGAAAATGAGGAGAATTCGAATATACCAACCTATCAGTCATCCGAGAATTCAGAGAGTGGGTCAAGCAACCCAGCTGAGATTGTCTTGCCTCGTAAGTGACTACTGGTtgagaaatataaaaatgcatctATGATTCTTTCTTTTGACAAACTTCACTCACTAACTAATACTTTTTTCAGAATTGGGAAAATTTAGGAGGGTTTCAGGGAGGGGTGCAGTTGGATTAGACTGTGTGGTCTGGTCCTATTCACAGGAGATCTGGTGCCAGGCCAAAATTTTAAAGATTGTAAAAGACTATACTCTGGTAGGCCATGTTCAAAAACCTGAATGTTTGGAAATGGAACTGTTCCTTTACCTGTTTCCTCCTTCCTAAACCCGAGTTTCTCTACAATTAGGTACTATTACTGGACCATGATTCTGAAATGGTGGTTGATCCTCAGAATATCTATGTAAAAGTTTCAGAGGCACTGATGCAGGTGAATAGATTAGGGCTTTAGGTTTCTTGTACAAATATGTTGTTAAAAACTGTTTTAAGCCTGCTGTTCTTTTTCAGGGCCCATTCATTGGAACAGATGCTCTGCGAAGAGATCAACAGATTTATTTGTCAGTGGAAGAGAATGATGAAGAAACTGTGCCACCAATGTCTGGCTTTGTGGAAAGGGCAAGCATATTGTTAATTAAAAACTGTTATTCTGTGTCAAGATCTTAACTTTTCACTTGCTTTCTTTATTTAGCATGAAGAATGTCTGATTGAGGACGGAGCTTCAGGAACTGGTCTGTACACTTAAAGAAATGCTACGCATTCTGTTGTGATGGTGTTATTTAAAAAGTGGTCATACATATCTGCATCTGATCATAGAGCATGAATCAGAGGTGCATAGAGAAAGAAGAGCAGGGGCCATTTGTTCTGCTCCAGGGCAAGaggtgtttaaaatgaacatttgctgTTCCATTGTAGCAATTAGCAGGCATTTAAGTATAGTAGGTGCTTACAATTGCTTTCTCCCCCTTATTTTTACTGTAGGTTCAGAGTGAACAGAGTGAAGGTCCAGATGAAAGTTCAGCAGAATTGCTTACTATGGGTTTGTTGTATCAAGATTTCTTTTTGAAttctgatctgccaaggtgtcactgagataCAGTATGTGTGAGTGAAAAACTCGCATGTAAAGCTTCTCAGTGTGGCACTGGTAcgaaataagtgtgtgtgtgtgtgtgtgtgtgtgtgtgtgtatatatatatatatatatatatatatatatatatatgcatgcagAATTATCAGTTAACGTTACTATTGATCAGTGGTCAGAGATCAGTTTCAATGAAACATTCGTGTGAGGTCCTCTATGATGTGCACACTGTGCTCCCCTCTGTTCTTGACTTCTGCTATCAGTTTCTTGGTAttttgaaggtgagttggtTCTGCTGGCATTAGTGTGTCTGGGTGCTGAGTACATATTTTGTGCATAAAGAGAACAAGGTTTTCAGTGTTAAATGCAGTCAGAAATTTTGTGTACCTAACTTTTGTGCTGGTACACCAATGCAAAATGCTAGTCTATAGCCCTGACGAGTTCTTGAACTTGATGATCATCTTGACCCGATGATCTGTTGCTGAAACGAGGCAGGAGAGGGGAcactgggccagtacatttatcgctgcatataatgtgttttatagatgcactgTACATAATAGCAGAGTAGTGggaatttacataatttacataatgTACAGATACTGTCTAATGTGTATGGTTCTAGACTGAATTTCACTAATACAACTCTTTGTACTGAATTCAGCAGAAACATACCACAAGTCAAATGATGAATCTGATGACCAATCAGATGTTCGTTCATCTTCCTCAGATGAAGaggtatatttgtgaatatgacTTGTCAGCATTACACAACCTTGTGATATCAACTTTGACGCGTGTTCTTTTTTGTAGGTTCAAACTGGAGAGTCTGATCCAGTGAATGCATTAGGACTTTCAGGTTGGTTATCCCAAAGTTACTTGAAgttgatttcttttctttgaagtaatgaatttatttatttatttttacagcagaACAACCACATGAAGGGAAAATGGGTCTGGGCTTTACTTCAGGCGAAAAGGTAGTTCATACGGTGAGGAGAATGCAGACTCTGAGAATTTTGAGTAACCTTGCAAACTACTATTTTGGGAAGAGATTATTTGCTTGctaattttgtacttttttccaCAGGTTCATGATACATTGAACAAAGAACTAGGCATTGAAATGACTGGTAAGTTAGGCATTGTTCTCTAAAACCGAGCACATTAACATAAgagacaaaatgacattttgcatgACATTATATATTATTCTGCTATCCATTCTGCTTCCGATTTGGTTTTAAGGAGTCCAAACAAGGACCAAGGACACGGTCCCAGTCAGTGGATTAATCACCAATTAATGTCTCGCCTTACTGTAACGTCTCTTACTCTTACAGAatgtgaacaaaaacaaacctctGCTACAGCACATTGTACCCTGTCGTCTGCTCATCATGAACAGGTAAGTATACTTAATCACACATGTCGTGTACATAGTCCACTGCACAGATATGATTGCACATGCCTGTTCACATGCTCAAATCTTTTCCTGAGGAACCTGACTACGTGATATCTGACCATGTGATTGACCCGCTGGTTGaagaagcacattgtaagttgcattcgcttttttcttttgtacttCTTTGTAGACCAGgcctattattaatatttacacCTGCCTTGTAACTACTGTTATCTTTATTTGCATCCAAGGGTCCATatgaagatttatttatttattttcctgatTTGGGTGTAATTTTATGGCAAGAAATGCAAGAAAAAGTGGGAGGCGGGCTTTCTTGCTACTGTCAGTATGAAACTATGGTTTGGTTAatggtcccatgacatgaacattttgctttttataTAGGTTTTACATAGCGGTCCCCTAATACTCAAGTCCTTTTCGGAaattctgtagctttaaatgctaacgaggaggagagagaggttGGATAAAGAGGAGAGTGGCTTATAGAAGTTGGcaggcattcgcagaaatgacaatcaacaccattcaccaactacaatgtttggtgcagacagaaagtagtgcatttttttccagaacccactggttcttcagtgtCTCACATGACTGAactacatccaatcaccgaacaactgcaatgcttcacatgtttggaagccatgatggtcggtggagataatatTTTAGTGGAGGGgtcagaaaaagcatgagaaacgggaggtaatcTTTTCGATATTACATCATAAGATGATAAATTCCAGATCACACCTTCTGAGTTGTCGCTCTCTGAACGCCAAAGCATAATGACTAAAGCACTCTTTAATACCTATCGCCGTTTCTAGGCACGGCAGGACCCTAgacagtaggggtgttgaaattaatcatataatcgatgCAGAAGTGGATgctgtgcagaacataatcgatttgttctgaaagcagctttagattttctccaatgacaAGAAAAATATATGTCTGAACCAGGCCTTTTTCTGGCATTTGTGACTTCAGGTTGTAACTGGTTTGATTTGTATAGTGGAGGAaactggtgaagcatgcagagaaaggtgtgcatttaaaaaaaaaaaaaaaaggtgtgaaagtgaaatgattgtcattgtgaaactctgcagcacagcacacggtgcacacaacaaaatgtgtcctctgcttttaacccatcacccttgctgagcaatGGAccgccatgacaggtgcccggggaacagtgtgttgggatggtgctttgccagtggtggcctagtggttaaagtaGTATTGCCAGTATATATGACTTTAATAAGGTGAGCATGGACTAAATGCTGTGGTGGTCTGCTCATTTACGCAAATCAACTCTTAaagttgtcatttcagctataaaCATGTTACAGactgtacatagtgaaacgaaataacgtttctacGGAACCTGGAgcttcatgtaacatttgaatgaTTGTTCAATGTTACATAcagacataaagtgcacgtgtgacagacaaactgggctacataaagtgcaaacgggacacagggagtgcaagagtaacatttaaaaaaacaaacatgtagacaacaatgagaccgacagcactaaactagtgaatgaataataaatgtgtgatgTAAAGAAGTGCAAAACAGAATGGtgcattaatatataatattacagatagataatcataCAATATAGCAGAGgtagtgcaagtgtgtgtgtgtttgtccagaGGGAtcagtccctgagtgttcatgtgtctgatggcctgaTGAAGCTATTGCAGAGTCTGGCTGtaagggcccgaatgcttcggtacatttttccagatggtaggagggtgaagagtgcacgTGGGGGGTGTGTAGTGTCCTTCACTGGTGTCTTTccggatgcagcgtgtgtggtaaatgttcatttatggAGGCAAGAGAGAAACTGATTATCTTCTCatctgtcctcactatctgctgtagggtcttgcggtccaatatggtgcagttcccaaaccagacagtgatgcagctggtcaaaatgctctcaatggtccctctatagaaggtggtgagcaTGGGTGGTGGAAGATCATGTTTATCAATTTTATGGGATGCATAGCGAGGCATTGGTaattgaattgtgagaccagtaaaggttcacacctctagtagaCAGGCTAGGGTAACACATATTATGTTAAATACTGTTTTTGTAAAACCTTTGTGAAATCTTTCAACTTATGTCCTTACACTTGCTGACATGGCAGGCAAGTGTAAATTTCATCATATTtggcttgaaaatgaaaaatttaaggaCTGGCTCAGCCGAATAGATAATATAAAAGATGCATGTAGAGCTGGGGTCTCAAACTCCGGAGTCTGGATGAGGTTGGGCTGCATCAGTTATTTCTCAAATAAAAAATCTTCTCAAACGTTGTTACTAACTCTTTAAACATAAATTGTcttgaatatgaatgaaataaaaaaataacatgaacgATTCTTCTGAACATGACTTTTCTTGCCCACTTCTTGCTTCATTGCATCACTATAACTCTGTAACAACTGCATGGAGGATTATGAACAGCTCGGTCACAGTAATTTTCTTTGCTTGATGTTCATGTCTTTTATAACTGTATGAATAACCTGACATTTACTTATGGTAGAAAGTACTGGGATGGCGAGCGCAACAAAAGGTGGCTGCTACTGGACTGTTCATTATCCGGACAGTGAGACagtaatgtatttattacacaAAAACCATGGGATGCATGTTATTTAgtggcatttttaaaataattgatTCAGCAGTAAATTCTatagtataaagtgaagtgatttgtcacatgtgatacacagcagcacagaacactgtgcacacagtgaaatttgtcctctgcatttaacccatcaccctgagtgagcagtgggcagccatgacaggtgcccggggagcagtgtgtggggatggtgccttgctcagtggcacctcagtggcaccttggcggatcgggattcaaaccggcaaccttctgattacggggccgcttccttaaccactaggccaccactgccccaacagtgATGTTGTGTTGGGGCAGTTTAACTAAGGAGGGAAGGCTCCAGATTGGGAGCTATAGCTGAGTAGCGGAGGTCCCCTCTTGGTGGCATTGTCAGCAGAACAATGTTTGTTGTTAAATCTGATTGTTAATTTGCAGCTTCATTATGATAACATATCATTCACATGAATAGTCGTGATCATGTTGCTGTcaacttttaaataaatgaatccatTCAATttgtggaaaaaacaaaatgcaatccATGCAACACCAAATTCAACACCAGCGAAAATAAGTCAAACATGCTTATTTCAAACATCGTAAGAAGTAATAATTTGTTGATGGCTATGAGAGCCAGGTGCTCTATCTCTGCTTGAACAAAAAAGGAACCTTCCACACAAAACAAGGGACCAGGGGAAGTAATTTGTCAAATAAAAGAATGTCTTTTGACATTCTTAAGATAGCAttcactgaataaaaaaagaaaaatataatccCACAAGTTTGAGACCCCTGATGTAGGATGTTAGTGATTGAGTTTTGGATTATTTCATTAATCACACCATGCTGCCTGTATTCAACAACATTGACAcaaatgcagttttgaattctGTAAGCCCTTTTAAATGGCCTTTTCTGCTCAGCAGCCAAACATTATGTTGGACATATCTTGATATGGGAGGCcatggaaattctgctttttggtcagGAAAAGTCATAGAATTTTAAGTCTGAATTATAGTGGGAACCCTGTTACTTAAATCTACATAGAAAGTTGTGCTGGCTGGGGAACATGTCAAAAGTACAGTAAATGTCtaacatttacacatttgtTTTTTCCCTTCAGGTGTTTCCCTAGAAGCTGATCTCATTGACCTTACATCAAATACAGATGAGTCTGACATTGACTCAGAAGGCACAGTAAGTAATGTGGCTTTGAGGTACTGTGCTTGTACCTGTCCATACAAATCTCTTTATCTCCATTTTCTCTTATTAAATGACAGCTTGCAGCTGACAAACTTAATGGGTGTGATTTGGCAGTCAACACTATGGGTAGGTTACAGATTGGTATTTAAAATAGGTACATTCAAACCTTTTCATACCCAACTCGTACTACGTTACATTTATCAcatgaaaagagagaaaaatcttgtggttatttttttttctcctttatttaGAAACTCTGGTGTCCCTGGTAACAAATCTCACTTTGACGGAAGAAGCCTCTGATGAAACCCGATCATCTGTGCCTCTAAATGAACCAGAACAGGCAGTCAATTCAGAGGACtgaaatattgatattgatAGTTTAATTACATGGCACTTGTcttgctttgttttttgtttttttttgttttttttaaatcttcataATTGGTtcagaattttctttttcaattgtCCAGCTGTTACCCTGCGCATGCGAGTTAAAAGCACATATTTCTGAACACTTCCTTTGTTAGTTTGTTGATGTCACCTGCTTGTTTAGCAAGGTGAATACACAGAGAAGAACACTGTAGCAAGATTTGTTTTGAATcaataaatatgcatgtttgtAAATATGTTGAGTTTTTATTGATTCTttcctcaatactttgtaatgtaaccttggtttcTAATGACAAAGGTCAAATGTTTCCTgcaggtcttcaccaggtttatcacatgtgacaaacaaCAAGACAGCACCCAATGCTCACAGTAAAAtttggtctctgcatttaaccattccCTGAGGGAGCGGTAGTCAttcatgaaaggtgcccagggagcaatgtgtggggactgtactgTATCTGGTATTTTGGCCAATTCATCCATGCAGATCTCGATAGCTGTGGTTTTGTTTTGGTGCTATTGCTGGGCACAGAgtctctattggattgaggtct
Coding sequences within:
- the tdrd6a gene encoding tudor domain-containing 6 isoform X2, translating into MMCSIPVLPSPGSNVPVLIARVNTNPSCVLVEFWANFKHEKKLAYQELHKEIQSYHEKFCDSDGNPGDLCLVQVYETWYRARIVSRSGSRYRVFLIDEARTLSATTSILAWGQSDFFHLPPEVEFCVLANVLPLSPENRWSPMALEFLKTFCGKTVTAYVQDVIISHQTFLLDVPCLSQQMYEMGFAKKMPADCFKVFVAQSLQAGHDLVPPKFPFTQNEPVGIMKVTVEEQKYMYPELQAETVETVVITEVTNPLRLFCQLKVFSQELKKLTERMTKYYEGRVGVLHHSALGSPCAARGSDGKWYRGSLQQIMATNSAVEIFQVDYGKKQFVKVENIRPLAPEFFQMPVVTYVCSLHGIIDRGIGWTLAQIDYLKSLLLNRTVIAKFEYQSISEGVHYVALFGEENTNINRLFGLKERCLMETEMSFDNTLYKMPSEKALDSKGSEMQKHAPASPRELQENTSVAVVQYVCSPSEFWIQSQTYAAEFDEMMADLAALYRKSACVEGLVRNPCIGSFCAARAQDDLFYRGKICEICGKTFKVYFIDYGNTELVEWVNLRELPTKFQKLPATAMKCALAGIKPLGDGWSKKASSFFESAVLDKIVEVLIIEKIFDKHVVQLFDAAVEEQKDIGQLLCASGFAKSEECVRLKHPIGPQLQQCPKPKSLDLYKANVSQALCPSVHAVTESRCTFKEYLFSIGSSVEVKVSFIESPNDFWCQIANNAGCLKFLMQDLQNYYSNTEIEQPIEAACVARHPENGMWYRALVIHKHADPYVDVLFVDYGQTKTVALQDLRPIHANFLKLNGQAFRCSLYNLIHPVSQSSEEWSEDATLHFQEFVHDATSMCRPLKCTIYAVMYDSQKVVFNVVDLETPFQSVCSLLVERGLAKRAPAKKAPPSPFRLDTYYYSTHNIKTGSEEDVTVTCVKGVSHFYCQLGRNSDMIKELADKVSYLCHQLEFINCPQTFGTVCFAKYTDGEWYRGQIKATKPAIVVHFVDYGDTLEVDKSDLLPIPIEAGEIMSVPVQAVECALSDIPENVPSEVNSWFKMCVTDHTMKALVVAKDPDGKLKVELYDNKAQINAQIKHKFHIKIEKELVFLKGRDIRKTGLSCKSKEMLKSAVHEVFQQKESAPSSFRRRDTTQQATQEKWNTSFPGKFESETQFTEMNVRTAFGSEPLGPPPTQENKKRDLIQETAGTHLTEGGVGFDTTGLHTPRNHDLPKHSDLPENSVKPGMELEVFVSHYNSPLSFFVQLNTDEDEIYSLVEKINADQMTGHLSVKDLNEGDLVNAEFPEDRSWYRAVVKDKRDLDIVEVEFIDFGNTAFVQSSKICKLPRPFLDYPRFSIHCALHGAKKLDAGNEEVLQNFKMEIDENSIVKCHFIEETDDVWEVILKANNVTLGCKLLVGGSMQPPTDQIPKNGASHSVSLEISKDTPGLLKGQRLEVYASFITGPQYFWCQYAQPDALQQISDAVQVAGNSSDIPCISAESVCVGNVCIALFSEDELWYRAEILSKDHDSASILFVDYGNESRVKLNEIKMLPLQLANIPPQAFLCHLEGFEDSKGVWHDQAFDCFFGLLSDKLLKVTIMRPASSEDQKAPHIVKVESEGQVINDFMKDYWVDPRLACNCHQHERLTGPEVSLQQSSMPDHEFESTMDVSSSEQVPDPAYNHTREDTEAENVCLLSEVLESHSKIFDSEETPIQDRSVDSLNAFSEFEATLECEDDREAEKLSVELPESSCDLNSPLQSQTESTISICTIPPCQEKIINTTVDTEPVLCTDETSEESRLLTRTENEENSNIPTYQSSENSESGSSNPAEIVLPQLGKFRRVSGRGAVGLDCVVWSYSQEIWCQAKILKIVKDYTLVLLLDHDSEMVVDPQNIYVKVSEALMQGPFIGTDALRRDQQIYLSVEENDEETVPPMSGFVERHEECLIEDGASGTEHESEVHRERRAGAICSAPGQEVQSEQSEGPDESSAELLTMETYHKSNDESDDQSDVRSSSSDEEVQTGESDPVNALGLSAEQPHEGKMGLGFTSGEKVVHTVHDTLNKELGIEMTECEQKQTSATAHCTLSSAHHEQEPDYVISDHVIDPLVEEAHCVSLEADLIDLTSNTDESDIDSEGTLAADKLNGCDLAVNTMETLVSLVTNLTLTEEASDETRSSVPLNEPEQAVNSED
- the tdrd6a gene encoding tudor domain-containing 6 isoform X1 codes for the protein MMCSIPVLPSPGSNVPVLIARVNTNPSCVLVEFWANFKHEKKLAYQELHKEIQSYHEKFCDSDGNPGDLCLVQVYETWYRARIVSRSGSRYRVFLIDEARTLSATTSILAWGQSDFFHLPPEVEFCVLANVLPLSPENRWSPMALEFLKTFCGKTVTAYVQDVIISHQTFLLDVPCLSQQMYEMGFAKKMPADCFKVFVAQSLQAGHDLVPPKFPFTQNEPVGIMKVTVEEQKYMYPELQAETVETVVITEVTNPLRLFCQLKVFSQELKKLTERMTKYYEGRVGVLHHSALGSPCAARGSDGKWYRGSLQQIMATNSAVEIFQVDYGKKQFVKVENIRPLAPEFFQMPVVTYVCSLHGIIDRGIGWTLAQIDYLKSLLLNRTVIAKFEYQSISEGVHYVALFGEENTNINRLFGLKERCLMETEMSFDNTLYKMPSEKALDSKGSEMQKHAPASPRELQENTSVAVVQYVCSPSEFWIQSQTYAAEFDEMMADLAALYRKSACVEGLVRNPCIGSFCAARAQDDLFYRGKICEICGKTFKVYFIDYGNTELVEWVNLRELPTKFQKLPATAMKCALAGIKPLGDGWSKKASSFFESAVLDKIVEVLIIEKIFDKHVVQLFDAAVEEQKDIGQLLCASGFAKSEECVRLKHPIGPQLQQCPKPKSLDLYKANVSQALCPSVHAVTESRCTFKEYLFSIGSSVEVKVSFIESPNDFWCQIANNAGCLKFLMQDLQNYYSNTEIEQPIEAACVARHPENGMWYRALVIHKHADPYVDVLFVDYGQTKTVALQDLRPIHANFLKLNGQAFRCSLYNLIHPVSQSSEEWSEDATLHFQEFVHDATSMCRPLKCTIYAVMYDSQKVVFNVVDLETPFQSVCSLLVERGLAKRAPAKKAPPSPFRLDTYYYSTHNIKTGSEEDVTVTCVKGVSHFYCQLGRNSDMIKELADKVSYLCHQLEFINCPQTFGTVCFAKYTDGEWYRGQIKATKPAIVVHFVDYGDTLEVDKSDLLPIPIEAGEIMSVPVQAVECALSDIPENVPSEVNSWFKMCVTDHTMKALVVAKDPDGKLKVELYDNKAQINAQIKHKFHIKIEKELVFLKGRDIRKTGLSCKSKEMLKSAVHEVFQQKESAPSSFRRRDTTQQATQEKWNTSFPGKFESETQFTEMNVRTAFGSEPLGPPPTQENKKRDLIQETAGTHLTEGGVGFDTTGLHTPRNHDLPKHSDLPENSVKPGMELEVFVSHYNSPLSFFVQLNTDEDEIYSLVEKINADQMTGHLSVKDLNEGDLVNAEFPEDRSWYRAVVKDKRDLDIVEVEFIDFGNTAFVQSSKICKLPRPFLDYPRFSIHCALHGAKKLDAGNEEVLQNFKMEIDENSIVKCHFIEETDDVWEVILKANNVTLGCKLLVGGSMQPPTDQIPKNGASHSVSLEISKDTPGLLKGQRLEVYASFITGPQYFWCQYAQPDALQQISDAVQVAGNSSDIPCISAESVCVGNVCIALFSEDELWYRAEILSKDHDSASILFVDYGNESRVKLNEIKMLPLQLANIPPQAFLCHLEGFEDSKGVWHDQAFDCFFGLLSDKLLKVTIMRPASSEDQKAPHIVKVESEGQVINDFMKDYWVDPRLACNCHQHERLTGPEVSLQQSSMPDHEFESTMDVSSSEQVPDPAYNHTREDTEAENVCLLSEVLESHSKIFDSEETPIQDRSVDSLNAFSEFEATLECEDDREAEKLSVELPESSCDLNSPLQSQTESTISICTIPPCQEKIINTTVDTEPVLCTDETSEESRLLTRTENEENSNIPTYQSSENSESGSSNPAEIVLPQLGKFRRVSGRGAVGLDCVVWSYSQEIWCQAKILKIVKDYTLVLLLDHDSEMVVDPQNIYVKVSEALMQGPFIGTDALRRDQQIYLSVEENDEETVPPMSGFVERHEECLIEDGASGTEHESEVHRERRAGAICSAPGQEVQSEQSEGPDESSAELLTMAETYHKSNDESDDQSDVRSSSSDEEVQTGESDPVNALGLSAEQPHEGKMGLGFTSGEKVVHTVHDTLNKELGIEMTECEQKQTSATAHCTLSSAHHEQEPDYVISDHVIDPLVEEAHCVSLEADLIDLTSNTDESDIDSEGTLAADKLNGCDLAVNTMETLVSLVTNLTLTEEASDETRSSVPLNEPEQAVNSED